The Limanda limanda chromosome 13, fLimLim1.1, whole genome shotgun sequence region AGTAAGGCTCACAATATTTCCCATGCAGTGTTTGTTAGAGAAGTTTTTCTTTGGCCACTTGGAGGCAGAAGAACAAAGTGTACAGTTGCATAGTTTCAACGTGAATAGTCAAACAGcaacatatattttattatgattataCACAACATAATATTGTGAATAATGTTGTAAtgacctcttcatcctcctgagAAATAAAGACCTGACTCTTCATATGCAAAATGCTCCACAAGTGTACATTCATCAGCTGGTCTGGTCATGTCAAGTCAAAATGTATTCTGAATGATTAAGGGGTAGACACGTGAAATGACCCTGCCCTCTTTGCCAGTTGATTTGGCTGTGATGTTTAACTACTGTGACAAATTCTCTTTATCTTTCATCCATCAACTCTACTTCTAAAAaccctcttctcttccttctccacaGGGCGTTCCTGCGCTCGGGCTGGGGCTGGACCTGCATCTTTGTGGGTTctttcgtcttcctcctctccttctccatccGTCGCTCCGTTGGCCTCTCCATCCGTCACCTCTCCAGGCTCGGGGTGGCTGGAGGCCTTTGGATCATTTTCTGCAAACTCCTGAACCATCTGGAGAATGCCACAGGAAGCTGCTATGAACCTTTACTCAGCGGCCCAGAGGTGACCAGCGGCCAGCCTCTGTTGGTGTTAAGAGAGGACGAGAGCAGGTTTGAGTGCCTCAAAGCTGGGCTGCTGTGGAGGGGATATGAGGTTTCAGAGgacgtcttcctcctctgtctgtgctgcCTGCTGCTGGCAGAGGAGACGTCCGTGTTCGGTCCTTATTTGAGACTGGGAGGGATCTCAGATGCTCCTCTGAggatcctcttcctcttctgtgtaCTCTTGCTGGGGCTCTGGATctttctgcttctctgtctcttaGCTTACTTTCCCCAGTTCCCCACCCAGCTGCTGGGGGGTGCTCTAGGCTGTCTGAGCTGGAGGGGACTGTATCAGGGTTGGTATCGCCAGGGGCCCAACTGGTTCTGTCCCGGGAGGCCTGGACAGGGGCTGCTCAACACCAAGACTGGGGGTACTGAGGCTGAGGATGCACAACTGAGCCACAATCACAGTGAATAACTGAAAGAAAATCAAAGATCTT contains the following coding sequences:
- the fitm1l gene encoding fat storage-inducing transmembrane protein 1; the protein is MFLNTVLVVLTDLLARLLGNIVFRKHFHLLLSAVVMFGPALSLWVSQHSVFAKRSHFLYRAFLRSGWGWTCIFVGSFVFLLSFSIRRSVGLSIRHLSRLGVAGGLWIIFCKLLNHLENATGSCYEPLLSGPEVTSGQPLLVLREDESRFECLKAGLLWRGYEVSEDVFLLCLCCLLLAEETSVFGPYLRLGGISDAPLRILFLFCVLLLGLWIFLLLCLLAYFPQFPTQLLGGALGCLSWRGLYQGWYRQGPNWFCPGRPGQGLLNTKTGGTEAEDAQLSHNHSE